The Cylindrospermum stagnale PCC 7417 genome segment AGTGATTTCTTCGCCAGGGATCAAAACCGGAACGCAAGGGGGGATTTTTTTGATGTTTTGACAACTCACCAGTCCTTTGGCTTCATGGAGATAAACTTCTTTTCTTGTGGATGCAAAAAAAGCCTCTCTCGGTAAACACCGCATCACCGGAGTTCTAATTAAAATATGTTCGTCAAATAATTCTCTGGGAGCTTGAGTAGCCAGAGTTGTGTAAATTTCTGCCAAGACCTTAGCTACATGGACAAAATCATCATCAGTATTTTGAAATGAGAAAATTAGTAGTACTCCTCTGGGCTCAAAATATTCAAAATAAACACCACTTTCATACAGTAATTTAGCTAGATTATCACCGGAAATGCGATCGCTATACAGGAAAAGTTTGAATGGATCGGACACCTGGGAATCATAAGTTAAAGTATTTCCCCAATTATCTAGTAGAGACCGCAATTGATCACAATTGCCAGCCACCTTGTGAAAAATAGATTTTCTCTCATCTCCAAAAGCCAGTTGAATCGCTTCTTCTATACTTAATAATAGGAGATTACTCCTTGATGTGGTTTCAAACAATGCCAGGGCGGTGAGTGTTTCTTCCTCGGTAATCACTGAAGCTTCCGGTAAGTGAATTAATGCTGTTTGCACAAGGCTACCAACAAACTTGTGCAGGCTATGAACAACTAAGTCACATTCTAATGTCAAGGCTGATAAATTTTCTTCATCTAAGAAAGGAAAATGAGTGCCATGTGCTTCATCGATCATCAACTCAATATTTCTACTACGGCAGTATTGGGAAATCCTGCCTAAGTCCGTCGTGATGCCATCATAGCTAGGATGTGTTAAAAAAAGTGCAGTCACATCTCCATCTGCTGATTCTAATGCTTGAATAACTTCTTCATCTGTGGGCATGAAGGAACGCGACGGAATAAAAAATGGTTCTGTTTCCGAAAGGATAAATCCATGAATTATGGATAGGTGACTATTTAGACCGATGGCAACTTTGCGGTGTCTTCTTGCCAGTATGCTACAGGCAATTAAAACTCCTTGGGTGGCTCCTCCAGTAATGAAAAATGTACGTTTAGTTTTATACAAACTAGAAATATGCTTTTCTACATTGTCAAATTTATCACGGTTAAAAAAGGGTAAATCGTAAGCATAGATGCGATCGCCAAAATATTCAGATACTCCCCGAACTCCTTGATGAGCAGGAGTGTGGAGCCGAACTTTTATTTCTGGGGAATGAGATGCAATCATCTTATAAGTGGACAATTTGCCATCCATGTCGCTCGCTATAGGTTCCATAAGCCTGCTGTTTGACCTTTAATTTACTAAGTTTAAGAGCATCCCAAAATTGTAAAAATCCTGTTGAGTCAAGCCAGTCTGACTTTGCTATTCTCCGCAGGAATAAATTTACCCAAGTGGGATGCTCCCCTCCCTCGGTTTTGCGTTTTGCTAACAAGTGTTAGCAGTGACTGAAAAAATTCGATTTTAAAGAAAAATTGGCTCTATTGGGGGTATTGGACGTGTAGTTGCTTCAGGGGCAATTCCATGTCGTAAAGCGAGGAGTAACCCAGAGGCTTCCATGTAACTATTCACGTAGTAAATTTTTCTTCGTTCATGGTCAATTCCCAGAATGGAGGGAGTTACTTCATACTGAGTGTAATTGTCCCGAACCAGAATAACTGGAATATTTTGCTCAAGAGAGGCAAAGAAGGGAATATTGCCTACCGAACTCTCTGGCATCACAACTGCTGAGACATTTTCTACAGAAATTCCCTGACATCCTGATGGCAATGGAGTGTCGAATTTTGCTAGACGTGGAGAGTGGGTTAATCCTCTCAAAGTCGAACAGAGAAATGAACTAGAGATTAACTCTGCACCATCCCGTGGGTCGCCTAGAGTCCCAAACATGGTATGAGCTTCATCTAGCAATAATGGTGAATGGGCAGCAGTAAAAGGATAAAAATTTGTTGTCATGTGGGTAAGAATTGCCTCTGCTCCTCCCCAGGGATTTGGTATAGATTCTTTGTTGTAATACTGCTGTCGAACTTCATCCTCAACTAAGAGGGTGGTGGAAAAAGCAACGGCATTAGTGTCTGTCTGAGCAACAATATCTAATGCCTTCATCAACTCATCAATGCCCTCAAATTCTCCAGAGGCATGACCGTAGGGGGA includes the following:
- a CDS encoding aminotransferase class I/II-fold pyridoxal phosphate-dependent enzyme; the protein is MEPIASDMDGKLSTYKMIASHSPEIKVRLHTPAHQGVRGVSEYFGDRIYAYDLPFFNRDKFDNVEKHISSLYKTKRTFFITGGATQGVLIACSILARRHRKVAIGLNSHLSIIHGFILSETEPFFIPSRSFMPTDEEVIQALESADGDVTALFLTHPSYDGITTDLGRISQYCRSRNIELMIDEAHGTHFPFLDEENLSALTLECDLVVHSLHKFVGSLVQTALIHLPEASVITEEETLTALALFETTSRSNLLLLSIEEAIQLAFGDERKSIFHKVAGNCDQLRSLLDNWGNTLTYDSQVSDPFKLFLYSDRISGDNLAKLLYESGVYFEYFEPRGVLLIFSFQNTDDDFVHVAKVLAEIYTTLATQAPRELFDEHILIRTPVMRCLPREAFFASTRKEVYLHEAKGLVSCQNIKKIPPCVPVLIPGEEITDWHLQTIAPDTLVKVMS